One stretch of Candidatus Binataceae bacterium DNA includes these proteins:
- a CDS encoding AbrB/MazE/SpoVT family DNA-binding domain-containing protein codes for MRTRVAKWGNSLGVRIPKAAAKEVGLDEGANVEVRVSGRNLVLAPAHREYSLSELVAGITPKNRHGETDWGSPVGSESW; via the coding sequence TTGCGCACACGGGTTGCGAAATGGGGTAATAGTCTCGGCGTCAGAATCCCCAAAGCCGCCGCAAAGGAAGTGGGACTTGATGAAGGGGCGAATGTTGAGGTGAGGGTCTCCGGGCGAAATCTCGTCCTCGCACCCGCCCATCGCGAGTATAGCCTGAGCGAGTTGGTGGCCGGCATCACGCCAAAGAACCGCCACGGAGAGACTGACTGGGGCTCGCCGGTCGGTAGCGAGAGCTGGTGA